A stretch of the Nicotiana tabacum cultivar K326 chromosome 6, ASM71507v2, whole genome shotgun sequence genome encodes the following:
- the LOC107801781 gene encoding non-specific phospholipase C6 isoform X3 has translation MDHLRSKAPPFATVFLLFLTLSWVSQNTYGQQKQPIKTVVVLVLENRSFDHLLGWMKKSVNPHINGVSGKECNPMSTKAQLTETICFTDDAQYVDPDPGHSFEAVEQQVFGSGSIPSMSGFVEQALSMSPNLSRTVMRGFKPENVPIYATLVREFAVFDRWFCSIPGPTQPNRLFLYSATSHGSTSHVKKQLATGYPQKTIFDSLHENGIDFGIYHQTLPATLFFRNLRMLKYMFKYHSYDLKFKKDAKNGNLPNLTVIEPRYFDITGYPANDDHPSHDVANGQKLVKEVYETLKSSPQWNETLFIITYDEHGGFYDHVRTPYGDVPNPDGNTGPAPNFFKFDRLGVRVPTIMVSPWIKKGTVISKPKGPKPNSEFEHSSIPATIKKIFNLTSSFLTHRDAWAGTFEQVVGQLSSPRSDCPGFGKGRTLRRCHVDSLS, from the exons ATGGACCACTTGAGAAGCAAAGCTCCACCATTTGCCACTGTTTTCTTGCTCTTTCTCACTCTTTCATGGGTTTCTCAGAACACTTACGGACAACAAAAACAACCCATTAAAACAGTTGTTGTGTTGGTGTTGGAAAACAGATCTTTTGATCACTTGCttggatggatgaagaaatcAGTGAATCCGCATATTAATGGTGTCAGTGGCAAAGAGTGCAATCCAATGTCAACTAAAGCCCAACTtactgaaacaatatgcttcacTGATGATGCTCAGTATGTGGATCCAGACCCTGGTCACTCCTTTGAAGCCGTGGAGCAACAG GTATTTGGTTCAGGGTCCATTCCTTCAATGTCTGGCTTTGTTGAACAAGCACTCAGTATGTCTCCAAACCTATCAAGAACAGTCATGAGAGGATTTAAGCCCGAAAACGTCCCAATTTACGCGACATTAGTTCGTGAATTTGCAGTATTTGATAGATGGTTCTGTTCAATTCCTGGTCCAACTCAACCAAACAGGTTATTTCTCTACTCTGCCACTTCTCATGGTTCCACTAGCCATGTAAAGAAGCAGCTTGCTACAGGATATCCACAAAAAACCATATTCGATTCACTTCACGAaaatggaattgattttggtatATATCACCAGACATTACCAGCAACTTTGTTCTTCAGAAATCTGAGGATGTTGAAGTATATGTTTAAGTACCATTCATATGATTTGAAGTTCAAGAAAGATGCCAAAAATGGGAATTTACCGAATTTGACAGTAATTGAGCCAAGGTATTTTGATATTACTGGTTATCCAGCAAATGATGATCATCCATCACATGATGTTGCTAATGGGCAGAAATTAGTAAAGGAGGTTTATGAGACATTAAAAAGTAGTCCacagtggaatgagacacttttTATTATTACATATGATGAACATGGGGGATTCTATGATCATGTCCGAACTCCTTATGGTGATGTTCCAAACCCAGATGGAAATACTGGACCTGCACCTAATTTCTTTAAGTTTGATAGGCTTGGCGTTCGTGTACCAACCATTATGGTCTCCCCTTGGATCAAGAAAGGAACTG TGATAAGCAAACCGAAGGGACCAAAACCAAATTCAGAGTTCGAGCACTCATCAATTCCTGCAACAATAAAGAAGATATTCAATCTCACATCCAGCTTTTTAACTCATAGAGATGCTTGGGCTGGCACTTTTGAGCAGGTTGTAGGTCAATTGTCATCTCCAAGGTCTGATTGCCCTG
- the LOC107801781 gene encoding non-specific phospholipase C6 isoform X2, producing MDHLRSKAPPFATVFLLFLTLSWVSQNTYGQQKQPIKTVVVLVLENRSFDHLLGWMKKSVNPHINGVSGKECNPMSTKAQLTETICFTDDAQYVDPDPGHSFEAVEQQVFGSGSIPSMSGFVEQALSMSPNLSRTVMRGFKPENVPIYATLVREFAVFDRWFCSIPGPTQPNRLFLYSATSHGSTSHVKKQLATGYPQKTIFDSLHENGIDFGIYHQTLPATLFFRNLRMLKYMFKYHSYDLKFKKDAKNGNLPNLTVIEPRYFDITGYPANDDHPSHDVANGQKLVKEVYETLKSSPQWNETLFIITYDEHGGFYDHVRTPYGDVPNPDGNTGPAPNFFKFDRLGVRVPTIMVSPWIKKGTVISKPKGPKPNSEFEHSSIPATIKKIFNLTSSFLTHRDAWAGTFEQVVGQLSSPRSDCPVKRQPDVQKVSCVHAGFGKGRTLRRCHVDSLS from the exons ATGGACCACTTGAGAAGCAAAGCTCCACCATTTGCCACTGTTTTCTTGCTCTTTCTCACTCTTTCATGGGTTTCTCAGAACACTTACGGACAACAAAAACAACCCATTAAAACAGTTGTTGTGTTGGTGTTGGAAAACAGATCTTTTGATCACTTGCttggatggatgaagaaatcAGTGAATCCGCATATTAATGGTGTCAGTGGCAAAGAGTGCAATCCAATGTCAACTAAAGCCCAACTtactgaaacaatatgcttcacTGATGATGCTCAGTATGTGGATCCAGACCCTGGTCACTCCTTTGAAGCCGTGGAGCAACAG GTATTTGGTTCAGGGTCCATTCCTTCAATGTCTGGCTTTGTTGAACAAGCACTCAGTATGTCTCCAAACCTATCAAGAACAGTCATGAGAGGATTTAAGCCCGAAAACGTCCCAATTTACGCGACATTAGTTCGTGAATTTGCAGTATTTGATAGATGGTTCTGTTCAATTCCTGGTCCAACTCAACCAAACAGGTTATTTCTCTACTCTGCCACTTCTCATGGTTCCACTAGCCATGTAAAGAAGCAGCTTGCTACAGGATATCCACAAAAAACCATATTCGATTCACTTCACGAaaatggaattgattttggtatATATCACCAGACATTACCAGCAACTTTGTTCTTCAGAAATCTGAGGATGTTGAAGTATATGTTTAAGTACCATTCATATGATTTGAAGTTCAAGAAAGATGCCAAAAATGGGAATTTACCGAATTTGACAGTAATTGAGCCAAGGTATTTTGATATTACTGGTTATCCAGCAAATGATGATCATCCATCACATGATGTTGCTAATGGGCAGAAATTAGTAAAGGAGGTTTATGAGACATTAAAAAGTAGTCCacagtggaatgagacacttttTATTATTACATATGATGAACATGGGGGATTCTATGATCATGTCCGAACTCCTTATGGTGATGTTCCAAACCCAGATGGAAATACTGGACCTGCACCTAATTTCTTTAAGTTTGATAGGCTTGGCGTTCGTGTACCAACCATTATGGTCTCCCCTTGGATCAAGAAAGGAACTG TGATAAGCAAACCGAAGGGACCAAAACCAAATTCAGAGTTCGAGCACTCATCAATTCCTGCAACAATAAAGAAGATATTCAATCTCACATCCAGCTTTTTAACTCATAGAGATGCTTGGGCTGGCACTTTTGAGCAGGTTGTAGGTCAATTGTCATCTCCAAGGTCTGATTGCCCTG
- the LOC107801780 gene encoding CBS domain-containing protein CBSCBSPB1, whose translation MTTSQGGGPSSRRSSMSLTSTTSNLKKKTAGDINGGGGGQPDSAPRKSMSSSRSMGLTGERTVKRLRLSKALTVPDTTSIYEACRRMAARRVDALLLTDSNALLCGILTDKDIATRVIAREVNTQETPVSKVMTKNPVFVLSDTLAVEALQKMVLGKFRHLPVVENGEVIALLDIAKCLYDAIARLERAAEKGKAIAAAVEGVEKHWGSSVSGSNTFIETLQERMFRPSLSTIISENSKVVIVEPSDTVLAAAKKMLESRTSSAIVMVDNKPRGILTSKDMLMRVVAQDLSPESILVERVMTPSPECATTDTPIVDALHTMHDGKFLHLPVVDKEGTVVAVLDVLHITHAAVATVGNAAGANNEAANTMMQKFWDSAMALTPDDDEETPSEGSQKLASEGAETGRSIPYPPASLPNTFAFKIQDRKGRMHRFNCDIRSMTDLITSIIQRMGDDIDRNNLPQILYEDEDHDKVILASDSDLITAVEHARLSGWKGLRLHLDYSGTPGRRRGSQSESLDYAHPETAWASAYTAVAAGAALAASLGLFAFLRRSSE comes from the exons ATGACAACGAGTCAAGGAGGAGGACCGTCGTCGAGGAGGAGCTCGATGTCGTTGACGAGCACGACAtctaacttgaagaagaaaacagCGGGTGATATTAATGGTGGAGGAGGAGGACAACCTGATTCCGCTCCTCGAAAGTCCATGTCGTCGTCTCGTTCCAT GGGATTGACCGGAGAGCGGACAGTGAAGAGACTGCGACTGTCGAAAGCCCTAACAGTACCTGATACTACAAGTATTTATGAAGCTTGCCGCAGGATGGCTGCTCGCAGAGTTGATGCTTTATTGCTAACTGACTCAAATGCATTACTATGTGGTATCCTGACAGATAAG GACATAGCAACAAGGGTTATTGCTCGTGAAGTTAATACTCAGGAAACACCAGTTTCAAAGGTTATGACAAAAAATCCAGTTTTTGTGCTTTCTGACACACTAGCTGTAGAAGCCTTGCAGAAAATGGTGCTAG GAAAATTTAGGCATTTGCCAGTTGTGGAAAATGGAGAGGTCATTGCTTTGCTTGATATAGCAAAATGTCTTTATGATGCTATTGCTCGACTTGAAAGGGCAGCTGAGAAAGGAAAGGCCATTGCAGCTGCTGTTGAGGGAGTTGAAAAGCACTGGGGCTCATCTGTTTCTG GTTCTAATACATTTATTGAAACACTTCAGGAGCGGATGTTCAGGCCTTCACTGTCAACCATCATCTCTGAGAATTCAAA GGTTGTTATAGTTGAACCAAGTGATACTGTTTTAGCGGCAGCAAAAAAGATGCTTGAATCTCGAACAAGCTCTGCTATAGTAATGGTTGACAACAAACCACGAGGAATTTTAAC GTCAAAAGACATGTTGATGCGAGTCGTAGCTCAAGATCTTTCCCCTGAGTCCATTCTCGTTGAGAGG GTAATGACCCCTAGTCCAGAATGTGCTACAACAGATACACCTATTGTTGATGCTTTACATACAATGCATGATGGCAAATTTTTACACCTTCCTGTGGTTGATAAAG AGGGAACGGTAGTTGCTGTCCTTGATGTTCTTCATATCACTCATGCAGCTGTAGCCACG GTGGGAAATGCTGCTGGAGCGAATAATGAAGCTGCAAACACTATGATGCAAAAATTTTGGGATTCAGCTATGGCGTTGACTCCGGATGATGATGAAGAGACACCGAG CGAGGGTTCACAAAAATTAGCTTCTGAAGGTGCAGAAACAGGAAGATCAATTCCCTATCCTCCGGCAAGCCTGCCAAATACTTTTGCTTTCAAGATTCAAGATCGAAAGGGAAGGATGCACAGATTCAACTGTG ATATACGGAGCATGACAGATCTCATAACTTCAATCATTCAGAGAATGGGCGACGACATTGACCGGAACAACCTTCCGCAGATTCTG TATGAAGATGAAGATCATGACAAGGTTATTCTAGCATCAGATAGTGATCTTATAACAGCAGTTGAACATGCAAGGTTGTCAGGTTGGAAG GGATTAAGATTGCATTTAGACTATTCAGGAACGCCTGGCCGGAGGAGAGGTTCGCAGTCCGAAAGTTTGGATTATGCTCATCCAGAAACTGCATGGGCTTCAGCCTATACCGCTGTAGCAGCTGGTGCTGCATTAGCTGCGAGTTTAGGTTTATTTGCTTTCTTAAGGAGATCCAGTGAATGA